A genomic stretch from Anoplopoma fimbria isolate UVic2021 breed Golden Eagle Sablefish chromosome 8, Afim_UVic_2022, whole genome shotgun sequence includes:
- the atg4b gene encoding cysteine protease ATG4B, translating to MDAATLTYDTLRFGEFEDFPETSEPVWILGKEYNALTEKDEILSDVTSRLWLTYRRNFPPIGGTGPTSDTGWGCMLRCGQMILGEALVCRHVGRDWRWARGQKQREEYISILNAFIDKKDSYYSIHQIAQMGVGEGKPIGQWYGPNTVAQVLKKLAVFDTWSRLVVHVAMDNTVVIEEIKRLCMPWLDAAGACCEPEGAGVLNGCLEGACALAEEETALWKPLVLLIPLRLGLSDINEAYIETLKQCFMLPQSLGVIGGKPNSAHYFIGYVGEELIYLDPHTTQPAVEPCEDGQVPDETYHCQHPPCRMHICELDPSIAAGFFCGTEDEFDDWCMRIRRLSCNRGGLPMFELVDSQPSHMVSVDALNLTPDFSDSDRLERFFDSEDEEFEILSL from the exons ATGGATGCAG CAACCTTGACATACGACACACTTCGCTTTGGAGAGTTTGAAGATTTTCCCGAGACCTCAGAGCCTGTGTGGATCTTGGGGAAAGAATACAATGCACTCACAG AGAAAGATGAGATTTTATCAGACGTCACTTCACGACTGTGGCTCACATACAGAAGAAACTTCCCACCAATTG GTGGGACAGGGCCAACATCAGATACCGGATGGGGATGCATGTTACGGTGCGGCCAGATGATCCTAGGGGAGGCCTTGGTGTGTAGACATGTAGGCAGAG ACTGGAGATGGGCCAGAGGccagaaacaaagagaagagtACATCAGTATTCTCAACGCCTTCATCGACAAAAAAGACAGCTATTATTCCATCCATCAAATCG CCCAAATGGGAGTTGGAGAGGGGAAGCCTATAGGCCAGTGGTATGGACCTAACACAGTGGCCCAGGTTCTAAA GAAGCTGGCGGTGTTTGATACGTGGAGCAGACTGGTCGTACACGTGGCGATGGACAACACCGTGGTCATCGAGGAGATAA AGCGCCTCTGTATGCCTTGGCTGGACGCGGCAGGGGCCTGTTGCGAACCGGAGGGAGCGGGGGTGCTCAACGGCTGCCTGGAGGGGGCGTGTGCCCTGGCCGAGGAGGAGACGGCTCTCTGGAAGCCTCTGGTCCTGCTTATCCCCCTCAGGCTGGGCCTGAGCGACATAAATGAGGCCTACATCGAAACCCTCAAG CAATGCTTCATGCTGCCTCAGTCCCTGGGTGTAATTGGGGGAAAACCCAACAGTGCCCATTACTTCATTGGTTATGTCG GAGAGGAACTCATTTATTTAGACCCACACACCACGCAGCCCGCGGTGGAGCCATGCGAAGACGGCCAGGTCCCCGACGAGACGTACCACTGTCAGCACCCGCCCTGCCGCATGCACATCTGTGAGCTGGACCCATCCATCGCAGCG GGTTTCTTCTGCGGAACAGAGGACGAGTTTGACGACTGGTGTATGCGCATAAGAAGG CTGTCCTGCAACAGAGGGGGCCTGCCCATGTTTGAACTCGTGGACAGTCAGCCCTCTCACATGGTCAGCGTGGATGCCCTCAACCTTACACCTG ATTTCTCAGACTCGGACAGGCTGGAGCGGTTCTTCGATTCAGAAGACGAAGAGTTCGAGATCCTTTCCCTCTGA
- the dtymk gene encoding thymidylate kinase: MACKRGALIVLEGVDKAGKTTQCKRLVQALQQSGRPAEMMRFPDRTTTIGQLISAYLEKKSDLEDHTVHLLFSANRWELVPQMRKKLEQGITLVVDRYAFSGVAFTSAKQGFCLDWCMKPDVGLPKPDLVIFLQLSPAEAALRGQFGEERYETSVFQRAVQQRFEQLMKEPSVNWQVIDASQSIEDVHKNITTHSLNTVNAAENLPLGELWKQT; the protein is encoded by the exons ATGGCCTGTAAGAGGGGAGCTCTCATTGTGCTGGAGGGAGTGGACAAGGCCGGGAAAACGACCCAGTGCAAGAGGCTGGTTCAGGCGCTGCAGCAGAGCGGCCGACCCGCAGAGATGATGAGGTTCCCCG ACAGGACCACGACGATCGGACAGCTGATAAGCGCCTACCTGGAGAAGAAGAGTGATTTGGAGGACCACACGGTGCACCTGCTGTTCTCCGCAAACCGCTGGGAGCTGGT GCCTCAAATGAGGAAGAAGCTGGAGCAGGGCATCACTCTGGTTGTGGATCGGTACGCCTTCTCTGGAGTTGCTTTCACCAGTGCGAAGCAG gGTTTCTGTCTGGACTGGTGCATGAAACCCGACGTGGGACTGCCAAAGCCGGACCTTGTTATATTCCTGCAGCTCAGTCCGGCTGAGGCTGCTCTCAGGGGACAGTTTGGAGAGGAGAGATACGAGACCAGTGTTTTCCAAAGAGCTGTTCAACAGAGGTTTGAACAGCTGATGAAGGAGCCCTCTGTCAACTGGCAG GTGATCGACGCCTCTCAGAGCATTGAGGATGTGCACAAGAACATCACCACCCACAGCCTCAACACTGTCAACGCAGCTGAGAACCTGCCACTCGGAGAGCTGTGGAAGCAAACCTGA